A window of the Labeo rohita strain BAU-BD-2019 chromosome 1, IGBB_LRoh.1.0, whole genome shotgun sequence genome harbors these coding sequences:
- the aimp1a gene encoding aminoacyl tRNA synthase complex-interacting multifunctional protein 1a: MFLVRSLFKMSGHTPSLMRLEQKAAEADQIIEYLKQQVQLLKEKAIVQATVKEEKKLMVENAKLKKDIEELKKQLLEMEKRRGVNDVPMPSAEPSIQRVSKPTASEPPAPAASSAPAPTTKTAPAKNNDDTKKIKAEKKGEKKEKKPAAPPQEEAKVDVSRLDLRVGRIISAEKHPDADALYVEQVDVGEAAPRTVVSGLVKHIPLEQMQNRMAVLLCNLKPAKMRGVLSQAMVMCASSPEKVEILDPPSGAVAGDRVTVQGFPGEPDKELNPKKKVWEQVQPDLRTDDQCVATYKGAAFEVAGKGVCKAQTMSNSGIK; encoded by the exons AT GTTCCTGGTACGATCCCTGTTCAAGATGTCAGGCCACACACCCTCACTCATGAGACTGGAACAGAAGGCCGCGGAGGCTGACCAGATCATCGAATACCTCAAGCAGCAGGTCCAGCTGCTGAAGGAGAAAGCCA TTGTTCAGGCCACAGTGAAAGAGGAAAAGAAACTGATGGTGGAGAACGCCAAGCTCAAGAAGGACATTGAGGAACTGAAGAAACAACTTCTGGAAATGGAAAAGAGGAGAGGAG TAAATGATGTGCCCATGCCTTCTGCGGAGCCCAGCATCCAGCGTGTCTCTAAACCCACAGCCTCAGAGCCACCTGCCCCAGCAGCCTCTTCTGCTCCTGCCCCAACCACAAAAACCGCACCAGCCAAAAACAACGATGACACGAAAAAGATAAAAGCTGAGAAGAAGG GAGAGaagaaggagaagaagccaGCGGCGCCTCCTCAGGAAGAGGCGAAAGTAGACGTGTCTCGATTGGATTTGCGAGTGGGCCGCATCATCAGCGCCGAAAAGCACCCTGATGCCGACGCTCTCTATGTTGAGCAAGTGGATGTTGGTGAAGCAGCTCCACGCACTGTCGTCAGTGGCCTGGTCAAACACATCCCTCTGGAGCAG ATGCAGAATCGTATGGCTGTGCTCCTATGCAACCTGAAGCCTGCTAAGATGAGAGGCGTTTTGTCCCAGGCCATGGTCATGTGTGCCAGTTCTCCAGAGAAGGTTGAAATCCTGGATCCCCCAAGTGGAGCCGTGGCTGGAGACAGGGTTACCGTCCAGGGCTTCCCAG GTGAGCCCGACAAGGAACTGAACCCTAAGAAGAAAGTGTGGGAGCAGGTCCAGCCAGATTTGCGCACCGATGACCAATGCGTAGCCACCTACAAGGGAGCTGCCTTTGAGGTTGCTGGCAAAGGAGTGTGCAAAGCTCAGACAATGAGTAACAGCGGAATCAAATAA